The Dioscorea cayenensis subsp. rotundata cultivar TDr96_F1 chromosome 7, TDr96_F1_v2_PseudoChromosome.rev07_lg8_w22 25.fasta, whole genome shotgun sequence genome includes a region encoding these proteins:
- the LOC120264721 gene encoding probable pectinesterase/pectinesterase inhibitor 58: MDAYQDTLYAHVKRQFYRDCTISGTIDFIFGDSPSIFQNCKMVVRRPMENQQNIVTAQGRKDLRQPSGIILHKCKIVADPALYPLRHTIKSYLGRPWKQYSRTIIIQTEIDDLIAPEGWLPWVGDFGLNTCTYAELENTGPGSVTDKRVKWKGIKKINYTKASRYSVERFIQGHLWLPATGVPYMANFVQK, from the coding sequence ATGGATGCCTATCAAGATACATTGTACGCACATGTGAAAAGACAATTCTACCGAGACTGTACAATCTCCGGCACCATTGATTTCATCTTCGGTGACTCTCCGTCGATCTTCCAAAACTGCAAAATGGTAGTGAGGAGGCCAATggaaaatcaacaaaacatTGTGACTGCACAAGGACGAAAGGATCTCCGCCAACCTTCCGGCATTATCCTCCACAAATGCAAGATCGTCGCAGACCCTGCGCTCTATCCATTGAGGCACACTATCAAGAGCTACCTCGGTAGGCCATGGAAGCAGTACTCAAGAACTATCATAATTCAGACTGAGATCGACGATCTTATTGCCCCCGAAGGGTGGTTACCTTGGGTCGGAGATTTCGGTTTGAATACTTGCACATATGCGGAATTGGAAAACACAGGTCCCGGATCAGTGACTGATAAGAGAGTGAAATGGAAGggtatcaagaaaataaactacACCAAAGCGAGCAGGTACTCGGTGGAGAGATTTATTCAAGGACACTTATGGCTGCCGGCGACCGGAGTGCCGTATATGGCCAATTTTGTGCAAAAGTGA
- the LOC120264723 gene encoding putative pectinesterase/pectinesterase inhibitor 28, with the protein MAKKKLAIIGGSVILLVAIVTVIVITLTDKNPNAPSPTASTNSSGQIKTSVKAIQNICHPTDYKQTCEETLTAAAGNITDPKELVKLAFQVTSDQIKQALNHSTLLLNAEKDPLSVGALKDCREVFGYAVQDLQDTIDRFSNFDASTIDNMVDDIKVWLSAVVTYQESCLDGFLNVTSDAGQSMAAALNISKQMSSNALAMVDGLGALIGLINIPQFNRRLLAEAKTGDFPSCLLSQSLRMAPVTLKPSVKLSREFQEKQIQVIM; encoded by the exons atggccaagaagaaGCTCGCCATCATCGGTGGCTCAGTTATCCTTCTTGTCGCCATTGTCACTGTTATCGTCATCACTCTCACTGATAAAAACCCCAATGCACCATCTCCGACCGCCTCCACAAACAGCTCAGGCCAAATCAAGACCTCCGTAAAAGCCATTCAAAACATCTGCCACCCAACTGATTACAAACAAACATGTGAAGAAACCCTTACCGCGGCAGCCGGCAACATTACCGACCCGAAAGAGCTTGTAAAACTCGCCTTCCAAGTTACTAGTGACCAAATTAAACAAGCATTGAACCATTCCACCCTTCTCTTAAATGCCGAGAAGGATCCTTTGAGTGTTGGAGCTCTTAAGGATTGCCGTGAAGTTTTTGGCTATGCtgttcaagatcttcaagatacaATTGATCGCTTTAGTAACTTCGATGCCAGTACGATCGACAACATGGTTGACGATATTAAGGTGTGGCTTAGCGCCGTCGTGACTTACCAAGAAAGTTGCCTTGATGGCTTCTTGAATGTCACTTCCGACGCTGGTCAGTCCATGGCTGCCGCTCTAAACATTTCGAAACAAATGTCTAGCAATGCATTGGCCATGGTAGACGGGTTGGGTGCACTTATCGGTTTGATCAACATTCCGCAGTTCAACAGGAGACTTCTTGCTGAGGCGAAGACCGGAGACTTCCCGTCTTG CCTGCTGTCACAGTCGCTAAGGATGGCTCCGGTGACTTTAAAACCATCAGTGAAGCTCTCCAGGGAGttccaagaaaaacaaatacaagTTATTATGTGA
- the LOC120264245 gene encoding pathogenesis-related protein 1-like, with protein MSWTVEVESPVAASRLFKALLEWHNLAPKATPEIISSAQIITLNETEGVGSVRQFNFTPVMPFEYIKERLDFVDLEKLESKQSLVEGGDLGKKLESATTEYKFTPSSTGGCAVKMVMTYKLLPGVEVTDEEVKAKGALTAFVKAAEAYLLANPDACA; from the exons ATGAGTTGGACAGTAGAAGTTGAGTCTCCGGTAGCCGCTTCCCGGCTTTTCAAAGCGCTGCTCGAGTGGCACAACCTCGCGCCGAAGGCCACACCGGAGATCATCTCGAGTGCTCAAATCATCACTCTCAATGAAACTGAAGGCGTTGGAAGTGTTAGGCAATTCAACTTCACACCAG TGATGCCATTTGAGTATATTAAGGAGCGTCTTGATTTTGTCGACTTGGAAAAACTCGAGTCTAAGCAAAGCCTTGTGGAAGGAGGTGATTTAGGAAAGAAGCTTGAATCGGCCACAACTGAGTACAAGTTCACTCCGTCGAGCACCGGAGGATGTGCTGTTAAGATGGTCATGACATACAAGCTTCTCCCTGGCGTCGAAGTTACCGATGAGGAAGTGAAAGCAAAGGGGGCTCTCACTGCATTTGTCAAGGCTGCAGAGGCTTATCTCCTTGCAAACCCTGATGCCTGTGCATGA
- the LOC120264246 gene encoding pathogenesis-related protein 1-like, whose amino-acid sequence MSWIVEVESPVAAPRLFKALLEWHNLAPKLTPEIVSSAQMIILNESEGVGSVRQFNFTPVLPFEYIKERLDFVDLEKFESKHSLVEGGDLGTKLEMATTEYKFTPSSTGGCAAKMVMTYKLLPGVEVTEVEEKAKGAVTAIVKAAEAYLIANPNAYA is encoded by the exons ATGAGTTGGATTGTTGAGGTTGAGTCTCCGGTGGCCGCTCCACGGCTTTTCAAAGCTCTGCTCGAGTGGCACAACCTCGCACCCAAACTTACACCGGAGATTGTCTCAAGTGCTCAAATGATCATTCTCAATGAATCTGAAGGTGTTGGAAGTGTTCGGCAATTCAACTTCACACCAG TGTTGCCATTTGAGTACATTAAGGAGCGTCTTGATTTTGTCGATTTGGAGAAATTTGAGTCTAAGCATAGCCTTGTCGAAGGCGGGGATTTAGGGACGAAGCTTGAAATGGCGACGACTGAGTACAAGTTCACTCCGTCTAGCACCGGAGGATGTGCAGCTAAGATGGTCATGACATACAAGCTTCTCCCTGGAGTCGAAGTCACCGAAGTGGAAGAGAAAGCAAAGGGGGCTGTCACAGCAATAGTCAAGGCTGCAGAGGCTTATCTCATTGCGAACCCTAATGCCTATGCATga